The Nocardia sp. NBC_01329 sequence CGGCCGATCGAAACCGACAGGAAGGCGACGATGACAACTCCTCCGCGCACTGATCTGAGCTGGCTGCTGGAAGAGCTCGTGAGCGGGTTGCCGGACGCCGTATCCGCGGTCCTGCTCTCCACCGACGGTCTCCTGATGGGACGCTCGGCGCGGCTGGAGCAGACCGAAGGCGAACGATTCGCGGCCATGGCCTCGGCGTTCCACAGTCTGGCTCGCAGTGCCGGAAGCCATTTCGACGCCGGCGGCGTCTGCCAGACCGTGGTGGAACTCGATCGCGCCGTTCTGTTCATCACCGCCGCCGGCGGGAACACCTGTCTGGCGCTGCTGGCCTCCGAATCCGCCAACATGGGCATGGTGGCGTTCGAGATGAACCGAACTGTGCAGCGGGTCGGTAGCCATCTGGCCGTCGACTCGCGCCCGCACCCGAACGGCGCGCCGCAGCCATGAGCGGGCCGCACGACGACGGCTGGGACGAGGAGGACGCCGGTCCCGTCGTACGCCTCTACGCGCTGACCCGGGGACGCGGTCGCACCTCGCGCACCGACCTGACCCTCGACACCATGGTGGTCGACGCCTCGCCGGGGCTGGCTTCCCGGCGGCCCGAACCCGAATACGTCGATATCGTGCGCCTGTGCCGGGTTCCGCAATCGGTCGCGGAGGTATCGGCGCAACTGCGGATTCCACTCGCGCTGACCAAGATCCTCATCGGCGATCTGGTCGACGACGGCCGGATCCTGGTCCGCGCGCCGGCCGAGACCGGCGATAGCGATCTCGGCCTGCTCCGAACCATCGCGAACAGTTTGCGCGGCGGCTGATTCTCCGGCCGGCTCAGGTCAGCCGGGCGGCCAACCGCTTGGCGTTCATATGGGCGATGGCCTCGATCGAGACCATCGGGTTGACCCCCGAGGAGGTCGGGAAGCAGGACGCGTCGGCGACGACGACGTTCTTCACCTCCCAGGTGGCGCCGTCGGGGTCGGTCGCCGAGAGTTCCGGCGATCCGCCCATCCGGGCCGAACCCATGATGTGCAGGGCGCCGAGCGAACATCGCCCCGGTCCGTAGCCCGCG is a genomic window containing:
- a CDS encoding DUF742 domain-containing protein, producing the protein MSGPHDDGWDEEDAGPVVRLYALTRGRGRTSRTDLTLDTMVVDASPGLASRRPEPEYVDIVRLCRVPQSVAEVSAQLRIPLALTKILIGDLVDDGRILVRAPAETGDSDLGLLRTIANSLRGG
- a CDS encoding roadblock/LC7 domain-containing protein, encoding MTTPPRTDLSWLLEELVSGLPDAVSAVLLSTDGLLMGRSARLEQTEGERFAAMASAFHSLARSAGSHFDAGGVCQTVVELDRAVLFITAAGGNTCLALLASESANMGMVAFEMNRTVQRVGSHLAVDSRPHPNGAPQP